A single window of Jeotgalibacillus haloalkalitolerans DNA harbors:
- a CDS encoding glycosyltransferase, producing the protein MVIYICILLIFLLLTILNILTMPRLKNRTDDQSSRISFLIPMRNEEGNAAGVIQSILDTSYANKEIIVLNDHSEDQTESILEQFSSDIKVIQGKPLPEQWVGKVYACYQLSKEATGDYYCFIDADVRVEPDAVLKALYLLKKNKAGLITGFPRFPAKTFLAKLLVPMQHFFVFFHLPNAVANFTKKPAFTAAHGAFMLFDKNAYVQSGGHETVRNSLVEDIHLTRVLKRNGYRCILSNITNSISCDMYETNAEVWEGFTKNIFTGLGRSVPGAVIVALFYISFYFLPLVFFFYGIIYQEWLWCLPLLLIFMQTFLIDLATGQSKLHFLLMPISAIALVILLFTAAIKGITGSGYTWKGRIYR; encoded by the coding sequence GTGGTTATTTATATATGTATATTATTGATTTTTTTGCTGCTGACAATCCTGAATATCCTCACAATGCCCAGGTTAAAAAATAGAACAGACGACCAGTCTTCTAGGATATCTTTTTTAATTCCAATGAGAAATGAAGAAGGCAACGCAGCCGGAGTTATTCAGTCTATATTGGATACTTCATATGCCAACAAAGAGATTATTGTATTAAATGATCATTCTGAAGATCAAACTGAAAGCATACTCGAACAATTCAGCAGCGATATTAAAGTGATTCAGGGGAAGCCGTTACCTGAACAGTGGGTAGGGAAAGTATACGCATGCTATCAGTTAAGTAAAGAGGCAACTGGGGACTATTACTGTTTTATTGATGCGGATGTTAGAGTGGAACCAGATGCTGTTTTAAAAGCACTTTACCTGCTTAAAAAAAATAAAGCAGGTCTGATTACGGGATTCCCCCGATTTCCGGCAAAAACGTTTCTTGCAAAATTACTCGTTCCAATGCAGCATTTTTTTGTATTCTTTCATTTACCGAATGCAGTAGCAAATTTCACCAAAAAGCCTGCATTTACTGCTGCTCATGGTGCATTCATGTTATTTGATAAAAACGCTTATGTCCAGTCAGGCGGCCATGAAACTGTCAGGAATTCACTAGTGGAGGATATTCACCTGACAAGAGTATTAAAGCGCAATGGCTACAGGTGTATATTAAGTAATATTACAAACTCAATATCATGTGATATGTATGAAACGAATGCAGAAGTCTGGGAAGGGTTCACTAAAAATATTTTCACTGGACTTGGACGTTCTGTGCCTGGAGCAGTGATTGTCGCATTGTTCTATATCAGTTTTTATTTCTTGCCGCTAGTTTTTTTCTTTTACGGAATAATCTATCAGGAATGGCTGTGGTGTCTGCCGCTGCTGCTGATCTTTATGCAGACATTTTTAATCGACCTGGCTACCGGGCAATCAAAGCTGCACTTTCTTCTGATGCCGATATCAGCAATTGCATTAGTCATTCTATTGTTTACGGCAGCAATTAAAGGAATAACTGGCAGTGGTTACACGTGGAAGGGGAGAATCTACCGTTGA
- a CDS encoding lysophospholipid acyltransferase family protein, whose translation MNNKSSRTEYILGKYLTWQLKKHFYRVYIHNQHQSSDKARLYIMNHSSWWDGLIVFYLNRYLLHEDAYAMMSRDGIEKFTFFSKIGAFPVDPESPKSLIRSLQFADQLLKDQKSVWIFPQGKEEHLDKRPLSFMNGPAYLAEKNPDAEIIPVSACYTFRHDQRPELFITIGQPIQSEALTSLNRKEKSDVLRQSLEQSLDQMKADIINEELHHFKGFVKGFKTSSEWLEALKRK comes from the coding sequence ATGAATAACAAATCTTCCCGAACTGAATATATACTCGGAAAATATTTAACCTGGCAATTAAAAAAGCATTTTTACAGAGTCTACATCCATAATCAGCATCAGTCTTCTGATAAAGCAAGGTTATATATTATGAATCATTCGAGCTGGTGGGATGGTTTAATTGTTTTTTATCTTAACCGATATTTATTACATGAAGATGCCTACGCCATGATGAGTAGGGACGGTATTGAAAAGTTTACTTTTTTCTCAAAGATCGGCGCATTTCCGGTTGATCCTGAATCACCGAAATCTCTAATCAGAAGTCTGCAATTCGCTGATCAGTTATTAAAAGATCAAAAGTCTGTGTGGATTTTTCCGCAGGGTAAAGAAGAGCATCTGGATAAACGGCCGCTATCATTTATGAACGGCCCTGCCTATCTGGCAGAAAAAAATCCGGATGCAGAAATCATTCCGGTTTCAGCCTGTTATACTTTTCGTCATGATCAGCGTCCCGAGCTCTTTATTACAATAGGGCAGCCGATTCAGTCTGAAGCGCTTACCAGCCTGAACCGAAAAGAAAAAAGTGACGTTTTGCGGCAATCACTTGAGCAGTCGCTCGATCAGATGAAAGCAGATATTATCAATGAAGAGCTACATCACTTTAAAGGATTTGTGAAAGGCTTTAAAACCTCCAGTGAATGGCTTGAGGCTTTAAAGAGAAAGTAA
- a CDS encoding carotenoid biosynthesis protein, whose translation MNVVWKVFLVWYGIGVILVAFDLLPPFLEWANAVFLYLAGILSIYYGMKVLGNLRGFIISVIIMAFTMWAESLGVKYGIIFGAYHYEQDFGIQVFGVPLTIGFAWVMVIFTSLSLMTRLLGKPKSFIKGLGFAFITSLLAVCMDLIIDPVAYQAKQYWVWDDTGPYYDIPTQNFIAWFYVSFIIQFIVYFMAGPSSDETWTKRTNWLYFLMIIMFVITAFAYQLYFAIFATAAGLLITYLIYLMISRRFR comes from the coding sequence ATGAATGTTGTCTGGAAAGTTTTTTTAGTATGGTACGGAATTGGCGTTATATTAGTTGCATTTGATTTATTGCCTCCATTCCTGGAGTGGGCAAATGCTGTATTTTTATATTTGGCAGGCATTCTGTCTATTTATTATGGAATGAAGGTTCTTGGTAACCTGAGAGGGTTTATCATCAGCGTCATCATTATGGCATTTACTATGTGGGCTGAATCGCTCGGTGTAAAATATGGCATTATATTCGGGGCCTATCATTATGAACAGGATTTCGGAATTCAGGTTTTTGGAGTTCCGCTGACCATTGGATTTGCCTGGGTAATGGTCATATTTACTTCACTCAGTTTAATGACCCGTTTATTGGGAAAACCAAAAAGCTTTATAAAAGGACTTGGTTTTGCATTTATTACATCGCTGTTAGCGGTTTGTATGGATTTAATCATCGATCCTGTCGCTTATCAGGCAAAACAGTATTGGGTGTGGGATGATACAGGTCCTTATTATGATATACCGACACAGAATTTCATCGCCTGGTTTTATGTTTCATTTATTATTCAATTTATCGTTTATTTTATGGCGGGGCCGTCATCAGATGAAACATGGACAAAGCGTACAAACTGGCTGTACTTTTTAATGATTATCATGTTTGTCATCACTGCATTTGCATATCAGCTGTACTTTGCTATTTTTGCAACCGCAGCAGGACTCCTGATTACTTACCTCATTTATTTGATGATCAGCAGGAGGTTCCGATGA
- a CDS encoding MATE family efflux transporter, protein MEQTFNLKQKLKQFSVILIPILVTQLGLFAMNFFDTIMSGQYSTADLAGVAIGSSLWMPVFTGLSGILLAVTPIVAQLIGGKKEMYVKNTVIQGIYLAVIMAVVILIAGLIAVNPILSMMNIDNEVRRVAGLYLAALAAGIIPLFVYNVLRSFIDALGFTRVTMYVTLMSLPLNVIFNYILIFGKLGLPALGGVGAGVASAITYWLICIISIVIVHRNRPFSEYQVFRHKVKADFTKWKEILLIGIPIGFSIFFETSIFSAVTLFMSVYTTEVIAAHQAAINFSSFLYMIPLSISMALTIVVGFEAGAGRLKDARTYGYMGVSIAVLIAATGGILTYIFKDAVAGIYVTDQQVINLTAQFLIFAVLFQLSDAIQAPVQGVLRGYKDVNITLIMTMISYWVIGLPVGYLLANYTEWAYFGYWIGLIAGLTAGAITLTIRMVIIQRNKMKAAPGY, encoded by the coding sequence ATGGAGCAAACATTTAATCTGAAACAAAAGCTGAAACAATTTTCGGTTATTCTGATCCCGATTCTTGTCACGCAACTTGGCTTATTTGCAATGAATTTCTTTGACACGATTATGTCAGGTCAATATTCTACCGCGGATCTTGCAGGTGTTGCTATCGGATCTTCACTCTGGATGCCAGTATTTACAGGCCTATCCGGTATCCTTCTTGCAGTAACGCCAATTGTTGCGCAATTAATTGGCGGTAAAAAAGAAATGTATGTAAAAAACACAGTGATCCAGGGTATATATCTCGCAGTCATTATGGCAGTGGTCATTTTAATCGCCGGATTGATTGCGGTTAATCCGATTCTCTCTATGATGAATATTGATAATGAAGTCCGCAGAGTTGCGGGGCTTTATCTGGCTGCGCTTGCTGCAGGAATCATTCCATTGTTTGTATACAATGTTCTGCGTTCTTTTATTGATGCACTTGGTTTTACCAGAGTAACGATGTATGTCACGCTCATGTCGTTACCGCTTAATGTCATTTTTAACTATATCCTTATATTCGGAAAGCTTGGTTTACCTGCGCTTGGCGGTGTTGGTGCGGGTGTAGCTTCAGCCATTACGTACTGGCTGATCTGCATCATTTCAATTGTGATCGTACACCGGAATCGTCCTTTCAGCGAATATCAGGTATTCAGGCATAAGGTAAAAGCCGATTTTACAAAATGGAAGGAAATTCTTCTAATCGGCATCCCGATCGGTTTTTCTATATTTTTCGAAACAAGTATTTTCTCTGCAGTCACGCTATTCATGAGTGTGTATACGACAGAAGTGATTGCCGCTCATCAGGCAGCGATCAATTTCTCTTCGTTTTTATATATGATTCCTCTCAGTATATCAATGGCGCTCACAATTGTCGTCGGATTTGAAGCAGGAGCCGGCAGATTGAAAGATGCAAGAACTTATGGTTACATGGGTGTGTCAATCGCAGTTTTAATTGCTGCAACAGGCGGAATACTGACCTATATATTCAAGGATGCCGTTGCCGGTATTTATGTAACAGATCAGCAGGTGATTAATCTGACAGCACAATTTCTGATATTCGCAGTATTATTCCAGTTGTCAGACGCAATTCAGGCTCCGGTTCAAGGTGTATTAAGAGGATATAAAGATGTTAATATTACACTGATCATGACAATGATCTCATACTGGGTCATTGGTCTGCCGGTTGGATATCTATTAGCAAATTATACAGAATGGGCATACTTTGGATACTGGATCGGTTTAATTGCCGGACTTACAGCAGGCGCAATCACACTGACAATCAGAATGGTTATTATACAGCGGAATAAAATGAAGGCAGCTCCCGGTTATTAA
- a CDS encoding SDR family oxidoreductase, giving the protein MDKTILITGGAKGIGKFTASFLASQGYRVIVNYRSDDEHALKLASDLSDLSKKKCIAIKADIASKEGSLALINQINDYGIEKIDVLIHNAGPYIAERKKMTEYSFDEWDQMVNGNLSAVFYLSKHIIPIMREHQWGRIVTFGYDRVDSVPGWVYRSAFASAKSGLASLTKTIALEEAENGITANMICPGDIEGDWKELSIKDAIGSEDHENPVGRPGSGEDIARVLSFLIHEDSGFITGAIIPVTGGKDVLGKIYRK; this is encoded by the coding sequence ATGGATAAAACAATATTAATAACGGGGGGGGCAAAAGGAATTGGCAAATTTACTGCGTCATTCCTTGCCTCCCAGGGTTACAGGGTTATTGTCAATTACAGATCTGATGATGAGCATGCTTTAAAATTAGCTTCTGATCTTAGCGATTTGAGTAAAAAGAAATGTATTGCGATCAAAGCAGATATTGCTTCTAAGGAAGGCAGCTTAGCGTTAATCAATCAAATCAATGATTATGGTATTGAAAAAATTGATGTTCTCATTCATAATGCAGGTCCCTACATTGCAGAAAGGAAGAAAATGACTGAGTATTCCTTTGACGAATGGGATCAGATGGTTAATGGGAATTTGAGTGCAGTATTTTATTTATCAAAGCATATCATTCCAATTATGCGTGAACATCAGTGGGGAAGGATCGTCACTTTTGGATATGACCGTGTTGATAGTGTACCGGGCTGGGTTTACCGTTCCGCCTTTGCTTCTGCTAAAAGCGGTCTTGCTTCGCTGACTAAAACAATTGCACTTGAAGAAGCTGAAAATGGCATTACAGCCAATATGATTTGTCCCGGAGATATCGAGGGGGACTGGAAAGAGCTTAGCATTAAGGATGCGATTGGCTCTGAGGACCATGAAAATCCGGTTGGAAGACCTGGGAGTGGTGAAGATATTGCGAGAGTGCTTTCATTTCTGATTCATGAAGATTCAGGATTTATCACAGGTGCGATTATTCCTGTAACAGGCGGGAAGGATGTATTAGGTAAAATCTATAGAAAATAG
- a CDS encoding Ger(x)C family spore germination protein translates to MKKYVLLLCCICLLSGCWDQNLLKDVQLVYTVGYDVLEDGSEQTTSVAPPVDEAIEEVNVLSTNENTVRDSRYHIDTLVAEHIDFSKLQVMILGNDLARDQIYPYIDVVYRDPKHHLNARMAMTDTSAKELLEQPIESQKNKSEYFAGLLESSEIINVIPKMTLQQACTILLDPGKDLFMPILIYREDLKRVEAVGTSLFSKDRYVDVYLDHDQSTLFNILRNETPRILRLTKKFSEDEQPEVSNWMTIEMKDSKTNLKFKENPFSLSVEVKLKGAIAEYGPDHLVGAEKLKSVEAWWEKTIKEDTEALFMILQENQSDILGIGRMTAALAPEEWDKDEWHQKFSELPIEVTVDMSLSSTGIID, encoded by the coding sequence TTGAAAAAATATGTGTTGCTGCTATGCTGTATTTGTTTATTGTCAGGGTGCTGGGATCAGAATTTACTTAAAGATGTACAGTTGGTTTATACAGTAGGCTATGATGTACTAGAAGATGGCTCTGAGCAGACAACATCAGTAGCCCCTCCTGTTGATGAAGCAATTGAAGAAGTAAATGTATTATCGACAAATGAAAATACAGTTCGCGATAGCCGTTATCATATCGATACACTTGTCGCTGAGCATATAGACTTTTCAAAACTGCAGGTAATGATACTGGGAAATGACTTAGCGAGAGATCAAATCTATCCTTATATAGATGTAGTTTATAGAGATCCCAAGCATCACCTCAATGCACGAATGGCTATGACTGATACTTCTGCAAAAGAGTTATTAGAGCAGCCAATAGAGTCACAAAAAAACAAATCAGAATATTTCGCAGGGTTGCTCGAAAGTTCAGAGATTATTAATGTAATACCTAAAATGACTCTTCAACAGGCATGTACAATATTACTTGATCCTGGAAAAGATCTGTTTATGCCGATTCTGATTTACAGAGAAGACTTAAAAAGGGTAGAGGCTGTAGGCACTTCATTGTTCAGTAAAGACCGTTACGTTGATGTCTATCTTGACCATGATCAGTCTACTTTGTTCAATATTTTAAGAAACGAAACACCGAGAATCCTTCGTCTGACAAAGAAATTTTCAGAAGATGAACAGCCGGAAGTTTCAAATTGGATGACAATCGAGATGAAAGATTCAAAAACAAATCTTAAGTTTAAAGAAAATCCATTCAGTCTGTCAGTTGAAGTGAAATTAAAAGGAGCAATTGCTGAGTATGGACCTGATCATTTAGTAGGCGCAGAAAAATTAAAGTCTGTAGAAGCATGGTGGGAGAAAACAATCAAAGAAGATACTGAAGCTCTGTTTATGATTCTGCAGGAAAACCAATCAGATATATTAGGAATTGGCAGAATGACTGCTGCCTTAGCACCTGAAGAGTGGGATAAGGATGAATGGCATCAAAAGTTTTCAGAACTGCCTATAGAGGTTACTGTGGATATGTCTCTGTCAAGTACCGGCATCATTGATTAA
- a CDS encoding GerAB/ArcD/ProY family transporter encodes MQKNKLTGWQLCFLTLQTQMGISALSMPSTIAVKAGQDAWISMIIGGLAVQIVVMIYIWLLLRCGSTSYFEFLTIVFGRILGKVFLLLTILYILFILILVTVSYQQLITDWINIYTPNWVVILMLLIPSVYLAIENISLIARFSVLISFSIPIFLILVLFVYASPQFYYLLPIGSEGLKAIIEGVVPAIAALSGFEMILFISHFLKNEKRSSELRKGMVGTALVTLFYIFLIISVQLFFYIDEIKIVPYPVLYIMKALSLMIIDRIDILFLTFWIIISTAVCINYLFIAGIGIQALIKLKSHKYSVVISTFIVFIISIFIETKSEINLLQDQLFIMLLTFTIIIPIFTLLVSLLRKKVGDR; translated from the coding sequence ATGCAAAAAAATAAACTGACAGGTTGGCAATTATGTTTTTTAACCCTGCAGACTCAAATGGGTATTTCTGCTTTATCTATGCCATCCACAATCGCAGTGAAAGCTGGTCAGGATGCCTGGATATCAATGATAATAGGTGGTCTGGCTGTACAAATTGTTGTGATGATATATATCTGGCTGTTATTAAGATGCGGTTCCACTTCCTATTTTGAATTTTTAACAATCGTATTTGGCCGGATTTTAGGTAAAGTTTTTCTGCTTTTAACAATCTTATATATTTTATTTATTTTGATTCTGGTAACTGTTTCATATCAGCAATTAATCACTGACTGGATTAATATTTATACACCGAATTGGGTCGTAATTCTGATGCTTCTTATACCGTCTGTTTATCTGGCTATAGAAAACATTTCTCTGATCGCAAGGTTTTCAGTACTAATTTCTTTTTCGATACCGATATTTTTAATTCTTGTTTTATTTGTATATGCCTCACCTCAGTTTTATTATTTATTACCGATAGGTTCAGAAGGCTTGAAGGCAATCATTGAAGGAGTAGTTCCTGCTATCGCTGCACTATCGGGCTTTGAAATGATCTTATTTATTTCACACTTTTTAAAAAATGAAAAGAGATCATCAGAGTTGAGAAAAGGAATGGTTGGCACTGCGCTGGTCACGTTGTTTTATATATTTCTGATAATATCTGTACAGTTGTTTTTTTACATTGACGAGATAAAAATTGTACCATATCCGGTTTTATACATTATGAAGGCACTAAGCCTGATGATTATTGACAGGATTGACATTTTGTTTTTGACGTTTTGGATTATTATTTCAACAGCTGTTTGTATAAATTACTTATTTATTGCGGGAATAGGAATACAGGCTTTGATTAAACTGAAATCACATAAATATTCAGTTGTAATCAGTACATTTATTGTTTTTATCATTTCAATTTTTATTGAAACAAAATCTGAAATTAACTTGCTTCAGGATCAACTGTTCATCATGTTGCTGACATTTACGATCATCATTCCGATATTTACACTTCTAGTCAGCTTGCTGAGAAAAAAGGTGGGAGATCGTTGA
- a CDS encoding spore germination protein, whose protein sequence is MKKDQKRFKKLNQINQCKSFNELIEQVNFSSGNSDDLATVILDYLDKKTAILYYESLVDTDKQSDLLEWISDMFWKTDEFPDTLDVKNQSSDISFSEAIKLLLNGDTVLITNDAGAWSITSVKSLKIFQRAIQEPKNEQIVRGSHTGFNENLIVNLNLIRSRLKSPHLIIKYFSIGSHSHRKTALIYLNDLADPMLVEEYTMRLNAVDVDVAFSVGHIEEFIEDSNYTPFPQFLNTEKPERTVANLMEGRIAFMMDGSPTALIAPVNFFSFYQSPDDYNGRFIVGTFYRLLRIASFLIALLLPALYIATISYHFEIIPEALTLPAKRAVENIPYPPLVEALILELTIELIREAGIRLPNPIGQTIGIVGGLVIGDAVVNAGFISNLMVIVVALTAISSFVVPSVEMNTTIRILRFPFMIIASLFGFLGVAAGLVILMIHLIKLESLTTPYLSPLAPFHVSGIKDTFIRIPAPQQNTRSADANPIQRKRFGKNRWWKHAKK, encoded by the coding sequence ATGAAAAAAGATCAGAAGAGGTTTAAAAAACTGAATCAAATTAATCAATGTAAGTCTTTTAATGAATTGATTGAACAAGTTAATTTCAGTTCAGGTAACTCTGATGACTTGGCAACTGTTATTTTAGATTACCTTGATAAAAAGACAGCTATTCTTTATTACGAATCCCTGGTAGATACTGACAAGCAGAGTGATTTACTTGAATGGATAAGTGATATGTTCTGGAAGACTGATGAATTTCCGGATACACTTGATGTGAAAAACCAATCTTCAGATATTTCATTTAGTGAAGCGATAAAATTATTACTAAACGGAGATACGGTGCTCATAACCAATGATGCCGGGGCCTGGTCAATCACAAGTGTGAAGTCTCTTAAAATTTTCCAAAGAGCGATCCAGGAACCTAAAAACGAGCAGATTGTAAGAGGATCCCACACCGGATTTAATGAGAATCTAATTGTTAATTTAAATCTGATCAGGTCAAGGCTGAAAAGTCCTCATCTGATTATTAAATATTTTTCAATCGGCTCTCACTCTCATAGAAAAACAGCACTAATTTATTTAAATGACCTTGCTGACCCGATGCTTGTTGAAGAGTACACGATGAGATTAAACGCAGTTGATGTCGATGTTGCATTTAGTGTCGGTCACATTGAGGAGTTTATTGAAGATAGTAATTATACACCATTTCCGCAATTTTTAAATACTGAAAAACCGGAACGGACAGTAGCTAATCTGATGGAGGGAAGAATTGCCTTTATGATGGACGGTTCACCTACCGCACTGATTGCACCTGTAAACTTTTTTTCTTTTTATCAGTCTCCAGATGATTATAATGGACGATTTATAGTCGGAACTTTTTACCGCTTACTCAGGATTGCTAGTTTTTTAATTGCATTGTTACTGCCTGCACTCTATATTGCTACAATTAGTTACCATTTTGAAATTATACCGGAAGCTCTTACGTTACCTGCAAAAAGAGCAGTTGAAAACATCCCGTATCCTCCATTAGTCGAAGCATTGATCCTCGAATTGACAATTGAATTAATTCGTGAAGCAGGTATCCGACTGCCGAATCCTATTGGTCAGACAATCGGTATTGTTGGTGGACTTGTTATTGGGGATGCAGTAGTAAATGCAGGGTTTATATCAAATTTAATGGTGATTGTCGTTGCACTTACTGCTATATCCTCATTTGTAGTTCCTTCTGTAGAAATGAACACAACGATTAGAATTTTAAGGTTTCCGTTTATGATAATTGCATCGTTGTTTGGCTTTCTGGGTGTCGCAGCAGGACTGGTTATTTTGATGATTCATTTAATAAAGCTTGAATCACTTACTACACCATACTTATCACCACTTGCGCCATTTCACGTGTCTGGAATTAAAGACACATTCATCAGGATACCTGCTCCACAGCAAAATACACGTTCTGCAGATGCTAATCCAATTCAACGTAAAAGGTTTGGAAAAAACCGGTGGTGGAAACATGCAAAAAAATAA
- a CDS encoding CAP domain-containing protein, giving the protein MFGKVIASAAVAIALLAPSGTASAHWDRDLYQNYIEQIIKQYDIQVYYKDFEKITWKKAAPASAEKMTEPETEVPVEKEPTQPVEQQAAPETNTETEMPVERAEVPAEEVDTPANVTEAPAEENTEPEVEPEVQAPQNEASADELGSFEAQVIELTNQERSKYGLPALQADTELSVVAEEKSADMARNQYFSHTSPTYGSPFDMMKSYGIDYRSAGENIAMGQRTPEQVVTAWMNSEGHRKNILSTSYTHIGVGYVENGNYWTQMFIGK; this is encoded by the coding sequence ATGTTTGGAAAAGTAATTGCATCAGCAGCAGTGGCAATCGCATTGTTAGCGCCTTCAGGTACGGCAAGTGCGCATTGGGATAGAGATCTCTATCAAAACTACATTGAACAAATTATTAAGCAGTATGACATACAAGTTTACTATAAGGATTTTGAAAAAATCACTTGGAAAAAAGCTGCTCCAGCTAGTGCAGAAAAAATGACTGAACCTGAAACTGAAGTACCGGTAGAAAAAGAGCCTACACAACCTGTCGAACAGCAGGCGGCACCAGAAACAAATACTGAAACTGAGATGCCGGTAGAAAGAGCTGAAGTGCCTGCAGAGGAAGTTGACACGCCTGCAAATGTAACTGAAGCACCAGCTGAAGAAAATACTGAACCTGAAGTTGAACCAGAGGTACAGGCGCCACAAAATGAAGCTTCAGCTGATGAACTTGGAAGCTTTGAAGCTCAGGTAATTGAATTAACAAATCAGGAAAGAAGCAAATATGGTCTGCCGGCACTGCAAGCTGACACAGAACTTTCAGTTGTAGCAGAAGAGAAGTCTGCTGATATGGCGAGAAATCAATATTTTTCTCATACCAGCCCAACTTATGGATCACCTTTTGATATGATGAAATCTTACGGAATTGACTACCGTTCAGCTGGTGAAAACATTGCGATGGGGCAACGGACACCAGAGCAGGTTGTAACTGCATGGATGAACAGTGAAGGACACCGTAAAAATATTTTAAGTACATCATATACTCACATTGGGGTAGGATATGTTGAGAACGGAAATTACTGGACTCAAATGTTTATCGGTAAATAA
- a CDS encoding CobW family GTP-binding protein, translating into MSKNIPVYLLSGFLGSGKTTLLKNLIRFEKEQGRTPAVLMNEAGKVSIDSEEVDKDIPLSELLDGCICCTIQDKLESQLQQLLIDGGFDTLIIETTGVAHPVEVVDSVLSPLFADQFSFKGIITTVDALQWEKRDELSIQALQLMREQIKYAGIVLLNKVDLVTESRIPVILNEIQSLTSSRIVLTEQSKIDFTLLDQIRLKKFDGATQLRVNHELQLNVVVFTFQHSIEREAFDAWLRNASSSIYRMKGFIPFTGDKYPVLFQYSYGMPLFFDHDMKMTANFVIIGENLDEDQIKKELMELQ; encoded by the coding sequence ATGAGTAAGAATATACCTGTCTATTTATTATCCGGATTTCTGGGTAGCGGGAAGACAACATTATTAAAAAATCTGATTCGTTTTGAAAAAGAACAGGGACGTACACCGGCTGTTTTAATGAATGAAGCTGGAAAAGTTTCAATTGATTCTGAAGAAGTAGATAAAGATATTCCTTTATCAGAACTATTGGACGGGTGCATTTGCTGTACAATTCAGGACAAACTTGAAAGTCAGCTCCAGCAATTATTAATTGACGGAGGATTTGATACATTAATCATCGAGACAACCGGTGTGGCGCATCCTGTTGAAGTGGTAGACTCCGTGTTATCTCCATTGTTTGCTGATCAATTCAGCTTTAAGGGAATCATTACAACTGTAGATGCCCTTCAATGGGAAAAAAGAGATGAGCTGTCGATACAGGCACTTCAGCTGATGAGGGAACAAATTAAGTATGCCGGTATTGTTCTGTTGAATAAAGTGGACCTGGTCACAGAAAGCCGGATTCCAGTAATACTAAATGAAATCCAATCACTGACATCATCGAGAATTGTCTTGACTGAACAGTCAAAAATTGATTTCACCTTACTTGACCAGATAAGACTGAAAAAATTTGACGGCGCGACACAGCTCAGAGTGAATCATGAGCTGCAATTAAATGTGGTTGTTTTTACTTTTCAGCATTCAATTGAAAGGGAGGCATTTGATGCATGGCTGAGAAATGCATCATCTTCTATCTACCGTATGAAAGGCTTTATTCCGTTTACGGGCGATAAGTATCCTGTTTTATTTCAATATTCATATGGGATGCCTCTGTTTTTTGATCATGATATGAAAATGACAGCTAACTTTGTCATTATTGGGGAAAATTTAGATGAAGATCAAATTAAAAAAGAACTGATGGAATTACAGTGA